The DNA region AGGTGAGAGGGCACATCCGCTCCTCAGCTTTTGTCTCAACAGTGTGCGTGTGCAGCCAGAGACATCTTCACCCTGCCCACAGTAAAACTCTCAATTCATATTTCCTTTCATTTCTACACAAGCTATACAAACGCTTTTGGCATATTGTGAGCCAAACCTCCCTAACCATTAAGCATCCAGATCAAGCCTTTTATAATTCTACTTTTCTGGACTTGTCTTGTTTGAGAAGAGTCTGCATGGAATATCTATACTTTAAGTAATAGttcaataaatgtataaaatcattACCGCGCAACACTTAAACAATCAAATTTCTCTTAGATAAAATCAGCATAAAATGTCTAAagaatttttttatgcatatatatatatatatatatatatatatatatatatatatatatatatatatatatatatatatatatatatatatatatacacacatatattacgaTTCAAAAGTTTGCcgtctcaaatttttttttattttttataaattcatatttCTTTTCTGTAAGGATGCATTAGATTGACCGATACGGAAATGTATATGACATATACTAGGTCAAAGGTAATATTGCTATATAGTTACTCAAAAGgcgatatttaatttttacatacaGTCTGTGGAtagatgaaaacagtttttaacatatataaaaatccCCATAGTAAAATtagtatatgcacatatattgtattatagtatactgtatatttgatatatgtatgcaaatgtattaacacacacacacacacacacacacacacacacacacacacacacacacacacacacacacacacatatatatatatatatatatatatatatatatatacaaaaatctgtatgtttttgtaatgaattttttaaatacgttatcagttatttatatttacttatataatatCAACAAACATTGACAAGTTTAATGATGGCTATGCGTGTACATCACatatatgtaaaaacaattaCACATATTTGTATGGGCAAGACATATGTCAACATGAAATTGttctaatatatatgtttttactgcATATTACAATATATGGTATATGTGGAAGTataatatatgtgcatatattacATCTGCATTTGGGAAAATTGACAGTAAAggcttttatattattacaaaatgttcagattcaaataaatgctgttattttgacattttgatttATCAGAATCCTTGACAACAGTTTGCATCACTCTGTTTTTTGTTCTGAAAATTAGCACATAAGGATGATTTCTGggaaagactgaagtaatggctgatgaaaattctcttctttttttaaatattcaaattcaaatattcagttttaaaaaggttttactgtatttttgatcaaataaatgcaggcttggtaagCATTACCTTAATTAATTTATTACCTTAAACTTTTTATTGGTGGTATAAGTTTCTCAACAACCCATTTGGACATAAACCATGCATTTGAACTCATAATTCACTCTTTATGACTCTGGCTGTTCATttacagtattgcttacagtacATGGTTACCATTGTGATTTTGAAATGTCAGTATATAGGACCTTATCTAAGAACAATAAACATCAGTCTAGCCTCTCATTTCCATGTTGGCTCAGGGTGTGGTGGTACAGTGGAAATCCATGTTCCGCACGCAGCAGGGCATCTCACTATGGGTCCCGCTCTCTGTCAGCTCTTCCACTCCCATTCACATACATGTTTAACATTGGATGGAAAGGCCGCGGGGGTCAGCGAGGGGTCACTACACAGACTGAATTTGGAGAGCACAATGTAGTGGATGGATGTTAGAAGCGGCGCTTCCTACAGATCTGCTGCTGTTAGATCTGTTACATCTGTTTGTGTCATTtctgactatatatataaatgaatgatttAGACTGCTGCTGGCACACGCTTAAAGGAGAGCCAAAATATGACTCTATTATGTTCAACATACACAAATGGATATGACCCCTGTAAATTATGTGAGTGTACAAGTTGTGATTTTGGAAATCATCTGAAAAACATCTGACCCATCTTCCTCAATCAGTAAAGAATGCTGCATCATTAATTCAAGATCAAATGTGAGGAAGTTCTAATCATAACAGGACTGAATATTGTAGTTCTGTAGAGACCCCTGGATGACTTATAATTccacaactgtttttaaacaCGCACAGAATAATGTTTCTATATGAGCATggtcatacctttttttttttttttaaactaacatgCATCGGttattttatccatccatccatctatttttttttatgcattttttgccattttcagcaGACTTGACTTCAGACATGAACTCAAGTCAAAGTGcggcttttatttttaatttggatAATTGTCTTGAATATTTACTTAACAATTACACAACaacagaataaaaacataaacagaatagctaaaattctgtcattgctCAGTGGTGTTGTTTTGCAcacaatgtaacaaaaaatgtgttttattaaattttttaatggtttgtCTGTAATTGTGTagtggaaattattattatactattcaTGTTCACGTAGTATcaatattttagtaaatatttaggTCTGGTCAATTTTTGAGTCATTAGAAAACATTGGTTTAgtacagaggtctcacgggtttggaacgacatgagggtgagttattaatgacataatttaaattttttgttgaactaaccctttaattgctGATATTTGTGCTACAATCATGTCACTTTAACAGGTTAAGTAAGGGCATTTAagtaatgaatttatttaaaatgaacaattcttCATTGCAACAAAATGATGAAACTAATATGAATAAAATTTGAACTTTATCTTAAGAGATATATGAttctaattctgtttttatttctatctttatttgactctctgactttaacactcactattctaattctattatttaaaaaaaaatctaactacctttctaatctttttgtattctattttcttttcatttattatgcaattgtgtgtgtgtgtgtgtgtgtgtgtatatgtatgtatatatgtgtgtatgtgcatgtatatacatatatatatatgtatatatgtatgtgtgtgtgtgtaaagacctctaaatGAGTGTGTTtacgtatatatgtgtgtatgtatatgtgtgtgggtgtgtatgtatatgtatgtgtgtgtgtgtgtgtgtatatatatatatatatatatatatatatatatatatatatatatatatatatatatatatatatatatatatatatgtgtgtatatatgtatatatatatatatatatatatatatatatatatatatatatatatatatatatatgtatatattcatgtgtgtgtgtgtaaagacctctaacactagctttctctattctgtttttattctaactgttttgtttttatttattatattatttaaaagcccatgttcatgtactgtgttaagctaactgagacttgtcatagcatttatatatcattactcttttttttttttttgattgcttccactgtcctcatttgtaagtcgccttggataaaagcatctgctaaatgaataaatgtaaatatgatgaGGACATGAAATGTACAGTAGGCCAGTGCACAGAAAGACCGACATGAATATGatgattaataaaatatatgaatcaaTTAAAGAAGAAAGATGACTAAAAATGAGTCATCCCCCGcagacataaaataatacaatgataAAGGTAAGAAGCAACCATGAGCGTGGTTAGCAGCGGCAGTCACTGGAGACTCTGTGGCAGGAAGCAGTGCTGCGGGAGCTGATATGTGACCAGGAAACTGGCAGGAATCAAATAGTAAGCACACAGAAACAGGAAGAACTGCTGGTCTCCTGTCTGTTGAGTGTTTGTTCAGTCCACCACCCAGTTCCCATGAGACGCACTAGAAAAATGCCAGAGTAATGACCGCTTGCCTCTGAACCAGCATGCACTGGGTCTGAACCAGAAGTTCCTGCTGGTACAGTGGTGAGCATGCAGAACTAAACACTTCTGCACAATGCTTCTTAATGACGTCCCAACGGCTGCTAAAATTACAGAATCAATCATGAGAGTCCTAATGGTGGTTTTAATTAACTGTATTGATGGCTGCTGCCATCAGTTTTATGTTTGAATGTAAGGTATTTCAAAACGACACAAAGCGGTACTCACAGCAGTGGTATGTACACCTATGAATGTCCCCTGTTGTCCAGCATGCAGTTTCATTCCCAGAAATGTTTATTGCAAGGAACTTTCTCTAATAAAAGAAGCGTTACAATTGTATTTAAGTTGGAAGATTTTGAAACACATTTTTCTGTTTAAGACCAACGATTTCCTCTCATATCTTATTATTTGCCGAATTTATGTATTGATGTATTAAGCACAGATCACACAGAagtggaaatgtgtgtgtgcacatactgAGTGAGGCCAAGCAAAACACTCTGGTGATAAAATCACAATTAACTAGGACAAATTGCTTTTCTTTTGCAGGGAACTTgattttcagctgccattaccAAAGGAAATTAGTGTTTTGCAGATGCCAAAAGGGAGTGTGAGACCACCAAAGCGATCAGATGAATGGGCTTTCCCAGCTAAACAATAGGTCTGGTACGTGAGATGCCTGAGTCATATCATATAACAAAACCATTGGGCAGATTTGGTGCATATTATAGAGTTTAATTAACATGgagagaagagaaaaacaaattaacttacatttggcagatgcttttatgtagtgaattacattgcatttaagaTATACGTTTgaacagttcatgcattccctgaaCTGACCCTGTGACCTTGGTGTTGCAACCATTATGATCTACTGCTGAGCTACAGGAATGTACAATTAATGCAGTAATTACAGACAAATTGATTGGGGTTGTGGTGAGGGTGGAAAGCAAGCACGtaagtaagaaaataaaaaaaatattgtgttatgCCAGATACTGACAAATGCTCTCATACAAACAGCAATAACAGCAGTTTAAGTGCCAAACACAGACACCTTGATCATTTATGCCTCCTATAAGACAAACTGTCCATTGTTGTGGAGCTCAGGTTGTTTTTTCCTGTTAAAGAGAATGAAGCTTTCACAGCTGTACTCATTATGTGCTGTGAATCTCTATCCGTACTTTCCTctggggttgttttttttttttatatataatttttttttaacacataccAAGTGCTTGTGGTCCGGGTCACATATTACaagtcgtccccttggaattatcggaaatgtttgtcaaaattgagttattcccatattgttattctgtgacaacttatttacattatgtaatagatttgttttatgttgcatacattatgggatttttatttaaaaaaacagtaaggttctatctacacagttgaatggaatgcaaaaactttgaagctcaatatctcaaaactagtataattccaaggggacgaagtgtgttaagaaatattttgtgtcATCAGTTCAAATGTCAACTGCaaggtaaaacaaaaaaagaagaagtagaGCTCCTTTTGACATCCAGTTACAAATTAACTTTATCTGAGAATGACAAGCTAAAGACACACCTCCAGCAACCTTTGCACAACCTACCTGCCATTTCCTTAATCTTGGAAATGACTAAAAAAAATGAACCTGTCCATGTTAAAATGTGACGTCTGAGGAGAAAAACCATAAGTTTTGACATATCCTAAATAACCAGGAGAGACAAATCTCAGGTAAGTTGCCTTAAAACATTTCTTTCCCTGTAATCTGATGCTTAAATTCATCTCTAAATATCTATGTGTTTGTGTAATAGCTTTTTAACGTGACAAAAGTAATGCAAAGCCCAACCTGTGATCTCTTTGGCACATATGAGCAGGAAGACAACATCTTAACACACTGTTCAATTTTGTTGgtagtttaatatttaaagatCTCACATTTCCACCTGTcaaccctcatgtcattttacATTCTGTTGTCGACCACAACAAGCTAACTTCTCGGGAAGATAAAGTGGACTATTATGGGAATCAACATAGTTAACCGCATATACTTGCTAAGCTGACAGATAAGACCTAATAAGATTGTCTAATGTATCACGGGAACATTTGAAAAGGTAGGCCTAACCCATTTCCAAATTTGTtttatgcaaaaacaaaataaaaagcaaaaagttAAGGATAAACGTAAACAtacatgtttgaatttgtttcaAACTTTTCAGTATGCATGgaacattttaaatttgattcaTAATTGATCATTTAAAGCTGTGTTGAACATTAtagctttcttttttatttatgcaaaaacaaCAATGCAAAGTCCTTAGTGCCAATGTAATCAGTAACATACAAACTAGAAGTAAATAGGGAGGGTGTGTATGTAGTGTATACTTGACCTTCGGGAGGTCAGGTGAAAGACTCTTTTCTGCGCCGTATTTCCGCAGTATGTTTGAACCCGCACAGCAAGGTCTGGGAAAGGATCTGGTGGCTGTTAGTCTGAAAGTACTGTAGTGTTAAGAGATAAAGATGAAGTTAGGATCCTATCAGTTCCTACTTCTACCACaccttttttttaagttgtttttctCACATTTATAATCATACACAGATGCAGACACTTCCAAGTTGGCTGACTCTCTGATCCTGCAGGTATGCTGTTACAGGGGCGTCCTGAAACAGGAAGAGATAAAAGCAGCTCCTAAGGAGTGTTTACAGCCTGAAATGAACAGTGGGAGAGGGAGGGAATGAGAGAAAGGGCCCCTATAAAAAATATTGAGCCCTCTATGAAATGTGACCCATGGAAGCCACAAGCAGATAAGCAGGAAATGCTAAAGCCTGTGAGATGGAACATACAAATACTCTctgtttcaaacacacacacacacacacacacacacacacacacacacacacacacacacacacacatcattccaAAACATTTGCATGGCAATCTATAACTATATCACAATatcatttgcatgtttttgtgcaaaatatagttgacaacacttttttttttattcttgtttacTAATTTGGCAGTTAATGTTAGTTTTAAGATAATGGTAATGACAGGTATTATTAGATTTATGAttcattttcatctaatatttatttgatatcattaacaattcagaataatttttttaggtTATTTACCTGGTCGTTTGAACAAGttctttgaaatgcattttagaaGCAAACATCaactttattgatttattttgcacTTTTTGTACTAAATTACCCTTATTGCACCTTGTTAGGTTAATCTCAGAAATCTTGGATTCTTATTGGTCAATTTTAGCATTCTGTGGTTAAATATGTTCGCATAATGATGACTAAACAATATAACCGAACATTGTCCCATGCAGGGAATTTCCTAAATAGCTAATGCTATTTGTCACACTTTCTTTACACATCCCACAACATCAGTATTTCATGTCCATTTACGgtgccttgcgaaagtattcattcaccttttcacattttgttatgttgttgCTTAACtgctttaaatgacttttttcccacatcaatctacactcaataaaccataatgacaaagcaaaaacagaatcgTCAGAACTtcgtaaattataaaaaaaaaaaaaactgaaaaaaaaacagactgaaataagtacattgcataagtattcacaCCCTTAACAACATATTTAACTGAAGAACCTTCAACCTCAAGTCTTTTTGTGTATGATGTGACAAGCTTTGCACATcagcatttggcaattatctgccatCCTTCTCCTCATCTCTTCGCTTCTCAAACTTCGTCAGGTTGGATGGGGGCAGATGCTCATTTTTTTTGGcttctccagaaatatttgactGGGTTCAATCCCAGGCTCACTCAAAGACTTTCACAGAGTCTtctataagccactcttgctgAATGTTTAGGGTCATTTGCCTGTTGCATGGCTaaccttctgcccagtctgaggTTATGAATGCTCTGGATTGTGCTTTCTTTAAGGCTATCTCAGTATTTCGGTGCATTGAGATggtactctgcaggtgatgagcagtgcttAGTTTAATTTAAACATGATGCTTAGAATTGAGTTTCATTGGAGGCTGAGGGTTCtttaggtgcttttttttttaagtgttttcatATGTCTTAACTCAAGAATAGGATTGAGTCTTGCCACACAGCCATAAAGCTCTGATCGGTGGAGTGTTTCAGTCAGGTTTGTCCTTCTGTAGATTTCTCCTATCTccacatatgatcatggagctcaactaaAGTGACCATCAGGTTCTTTGTCACCACACtaaccaaagcccttctccatcagtCGCTCAGTTTGGCCAGAAGGCCAGCTCTCAAACTTCAAACTTATTCCATTAAGGTTAAGCGAGACTACATGCTTCTTTGACCTTTCAATCCTGAACCCTTCCCCAGATGTGTGGCTTGACTCAAACCTGTTATTTTTACCTCAGAGCTTGatttttgctctgatatgcattaTCAGCTGTTTACCTTTTATTACCTTTATTAATAACcttttattaatgtgtttgtgcctttccaaatcatgctcattcaattgaatttgccacaggttaacttcACTTGAAGTGTAGTATCATCTAAGCAATACGAATGCCACTGAGCTAAATTCAACTGTCCCAGTTGTTTGCTGTAGGGTTATTCTGAGTTGAGTGGTGGATCACTTCATGTGTCAGCATGTtagagttcctgttcctgttatCAGGAACCCAttgaattatagatttttttttctttttgtgcaaTTGATAATATGAAACGAGGTAatataggtttatatatatagtattgaaataataataataatacaaataataataacagttttaGCCTACAACTGTTTTAGTTTTAACATTGTTTAAttaagtattttataaatatgggtaaaaaagaaaagaaaattaacaaaTCAAAATGATAATTTAATATGATTGAATCAACCTGACTATATTAGGTTGCACCAACAAATGTAAGTGGTTTGtaccactttttacagtgttcaaaaaacatttactAAGTGTGCGGGACATTTTAGATTCTTTCCACTGTTCTGACAGTGTCAATAACCTGCCTTGACTACCCAATAAAACAAAGATTCATATGAAATTATATAGTTATGAAATGGCAACAGAACTCAAGCTCTCGCAGTGCTGAAGGCCacttaaatgtatttcatatatCTTCCTTAATTTCTGCAGGAAGCAGGAAAACATGGGGTCAGctacacacacagtgtgtgtgctCCTGTGTTTTTGGGTCTCGGGATCATGCTACACACTCCAGACCGTGGGCCCATGTACGGTCAACAGAGAGACGGTGaggaaaaacaacacacacactctggccTCTTTTGTTCCCTGAGCCAGAGCAAGTGCTGCTACATCAGGAGTATCCTGTTTGTAGGCACTTGTTTCCTGTTTTCGGTGACAGAGGTTTACCAGACTGTTAGTAATTTAAGTCGTGAGAAAAGAcatttcttgtttcttgtttgaaACCGCAAATaggttttcttccttttttattattttatttattttttacttttttaaaatactaattgAACAGAGCTTAATTATACTCTATGTAAAtacatgtgttttttaaatcCTCATATGTATAGTACAATTCAATTGACTGTTGCGGATTCTAGTTTCATAACGCATTTCGTTCTTTCTAAAGGCTGCTTTTGACTGCAGTGGGAAAAGACTTACATCGGTGCCAAAGCACATCTGGATGAATGTAACCGAACTGGACCTGTCTGACAATCTGTTAGACTTAACCCACAGTGACAGCTTCAAGCACCTAAACCTCTTCAGCCACTTAGTCTCACTGAATCTATCAGGAAACTACCTCCCCCTACTGTTAAAAGACCATCTCTACAGTCTTTCTTCTCTTAAAATACTAGACCTGAGTAGGTGTCAACTGGACGCAGTGGAGGCAAACGCTCTGGTCAAGCTTTCCAGTTTACAGATGCTCCTCCTGGGGGACATTCAGTTGACTGCTGTCAAAGACCTGAGATTGAGTCCGTTTGTGGAACAGAATAACAGACAGAAAGAGGGAGACAGAGGAATGATGATCAGAGCTTCAAAGCGCATGGCACAGGATGACCAAGATGATggtatgaatacttttattttgtctgtATTAGATTTTGTTTATTACTTACTGGCGAAGTGAAAAGGAGAAATCTTTTACAAATCTAGTTTCTATTCCTAAGATATGCAATTTTTGGTTTCTTGTTGGCTTCATTTTTGAAAAGCTTTTATACCATTTTCAAGACAGGATTGATTTGAGTGACTTCAAAAATGTAATGTGGCATCAAAGAATTCCTTACATCTTAAATGCAAGTGGGTGTATAAatcttaatcattatttaatatatatatatatatatataaatatatatatatagaatgactGAATTCATGAATTATGACATTTGATAACCTAAACTAAACTTGCCTTGTCATAAAAAGTCAATGATCTGATATTTCCAGTCACGTACTAGTTTTTacctatatattttttgtctataaagcttttcaaatattattaagcAGTGtagccattttattatttttaaagaaaaaacaatagcctacaaataacttttttcaactacatttttaattaaaaaactaattttgctGATATCAGGATAATTGAATCACCCTTTGAAACATCCAAGCTTTGTGCCTCCCccccaaaacaataaaaattatatgaatttgaAAGCAGAAATTTTAAGCCGGTGCATCATAAAAAAAGAGTATTTGAATCAGTGTATAAGTGAATTCCATTTTTTATGTATGTTGGAGAATTTGATGAGGACCAGCAATTACTTAGTGACATTAAGTTTCTCAGCATGAATTACATTTATATGGAAAAATAAGCTATTTGTGTGCCACaaaattttcttcttcttttttttttgataaacacTATTTCACAATCATGTTTTTCAAATGGCAGGATATTCTAAGGATGTCAACTATGGAGCCTTCCTTCGTAAACTACTTACAACTGTGACACCAGATGCAAAGACAACAATTAACGGTCAAAACCTTTTTTAATATAGTGTTAATCTACTTTTATAATCATCTATACATCTGAAACTCAGCtaacattctaaataaaaattttatgcaCAGAAACAAAAGAGGAGGTTGATCCCAAAACATCATCAGAAAGCTGGAAGGTATTTGTGGGTGTTCTGGGGTCAGCGATCACCCTCTCTGTCCTTATCGCTTTGATGGCCAAATGCAAAGTCGTGCACAAGTATCTGGCAAGCTACAGGCACTCCAGGCTCAGCGAAGTAGATGCCACGAGTCAGTGTGACCACGCAAACTTTGAGGTGGGATTCTCAACCCAAGGTGGCCCAGGGATTCGGACAGCTGCACCTAATCATGACATTGAGGCGGATGATGACGGGTTTATTGAAGACAACTATATTCAAGcaagtgagagtgagagagccACAAGAGCAGCAGCACTGACTGATGATgacgaggaggaggaagagattGAATTTAGTATTGGCTAGCACTATTAAGTCTAATGTTGTTCAATCTTATTTATAATTTCAATTGCATTATGTAGTCTGTAACAAACATTCAATACTCTATAATCACTAAACTATTCTTATTAAATGGTGTAATATTTCCaatgaaattaatacattttgacataGATGTCCAAATACTTTCTAGGgacactttttttaatcaatatttgaaAATAGGTGAATCAAAGTTGAATGACAATTGAATTTACAGTAGGCCTTACAAAATAATgatctgttaatatttttttacaatgttaacattgttaatgaaatgtattattattattttttcaaatgataatTTGATTTGTCTTCataatttgcatttacatttacttttaattgCGTTCTGGAccatatacattttgtattttgtatgttttacttaaattctaaataaaattagtttttttgtttttttacattttttgaaaaacgCTATTCTTTCATTGGCCGCGTGGCGCCGCCTTTGTGCGCTTTAGTCTAGACATAAATATCAAAATTTTACTactgatataattatatatttctgACATTGTTTATAAATGCTATATAAtataacacaaattaaataatatggcATTCACGTCATTCTAAACGAATGCCGTTTTACGGCTTTTTATTTGTATCTACTTTTTAATATAGGACTGTCTCCTGAAAGTATTTGAAGTTACGTCACAATGATTCTATATTACAACAGAGCGACGCGACGCGACGCGACGAAACAGCGTAGATCGCTTGGTTAATTATAATGGCAGCGTTCTAGTTTTGACGCGTTGCGTTTCTCGCAGTTTACAGCACAGAAACAAGCTCGAGCTGCACAACCGGTTAGACGCGTCCAAACCCGGAAGACGCGCGGAAGGGATGGGGAAGATCTCTAATTTCACTTGATCAAACTTTACCAAAATTCACAAAACTTCGACTCCTGTCAGTCA from Carassius auratus strain Wakin chromosome 6, ASM336829v1, whole genome shotgun sequence includes:
- the c6h1orf210 gene encoding type III endosome membrane protein TEMP; this encodes MGSATHTVCVLLCFWVSGSCYTLQTVGPCTVNRETAAFDCSGKRLTSVPKHIWMNVTELDLSDNLLDLTHSDSFKHLNLFSHLVSLNLSGNYLPLLLKDHLYSLSSLKILDLSRCQLDAVEANALVKLSSLQMLLLGDIQLTAVKDLRLSPFVEQNNRQKEGDRGMMIRASKRMAQDDQDDGYSKDVNYGAFLRKLLTTVTPDAKTTINETKEEVDPKTSSESWKVFVGVLGSAITLSVLIALMAKCKVVHKYLASYRHSRLSEVDATSQCDHANFEVGFSTQGGPGIRTAAPNHDIEADDDGFIEDNYIQASESERATRAAALTDDDEEEEEIEFSIG